The segment GTATCTCGAAAAAAGCAGCCGATAAATAGGAGACCCACCGCATTTGCAATTAAGTGATTACCGCTATTGCGGGTGAATTCAAGGTGATTTTCAATAAATCGTCCGTGATTGTAAATCAATTTCAGAAGGCGCAGGAAATCGCTTGCAGTAATGATTGGCTCCTCAAATTCGGTTTCGACTTTGTGACGCTCGGTTGCATCCATAAAAAAGTAATACCCTGAAATGAGCGAAACCGAGCGAATTGCCGCTTCCATTGCGTTCATCCAGTTTGCCCCCCTTCCAAGAGGATTTTTATTCTCCCAATCTTGAACAAGGTTGAAGAATTTTTCAACAAACTCTTTTCGACCGGTGAGCCAAAAGCCTTTGCCTAAAGTAAAAGAAAATGAGAGCCGCGAAAGCTCCCAAACCACGCGCACGTCACTTCCGTTTTTTGGAATTTTGATTCTGATCGAATAAGGAAGGTCTTGCGGTTTCGGGGGCGTTTCGTAAAGAGATTTATCATTGAGATAGTCTTTTTGCCAATCAATCCCGTCATGAAAAGGCCGCGATTCCCCATAAAGCGTGAATTTATCGTTCAATATTGCATTTGCTTGCATTTGTGGTATGTGTGGAGGATGAACTTTTGAAAGCAATTGCAGAAAAAAATCTTTGCAGTTAAGCGGGTTGAAAAAAAATTTGGGTCGAATTGAAGTATTAAATTTTGAAATAAAGTCTTCTGCCGTTTTGGCTTGCCATCGCGCGGGGAAAAGGGCGTAAAATTCCTTATCCTTAAAGTTTAACCTTTTCGCAAACACTTGAAAGGCAAAGAAATATGGGCGAAGAACATGATGAAGAAAAATCCGCAAATATGCTTTAATCATTCACTGAGCGTGATTCACTTTTAACTGCAAAACAGTTTTACAACCTTAATCGAACAAAATACGGCATTTTACCGATTCGATTTCATCCAACATTTTTGCCATTAAATCATTTCAATACAATTTTTCTATGGAGTCACTTATCAACGCGCAACCCTTTACTTATGCCACTCCCGCCTTGCTGTTCCCGGCACTTTCGCTCTTAATGCTTGCATACACCAACCGATTTCTCGCCTTAGCCGCATTGATTCGCAATCTGAAAGCCGCGTATCACGATAAGCCCAATGATGCGTTAAGACTTCAAATTATTAACCTAAGAAAACGCACTGAATTAATTAAGAACATGCAAGCCTTTGGTTCTCTTTCGATTTTCTTTTGCACGCTTTCGATTTCTGCGCTTTTTTTTCAAAATGCCTTAATTTCAAAAATCCTTTTCTCCATTAGCCTGCTTTTCATGCTGATTTCACTTGCACTTTCACTTCGAGAAATCTTGATTTCAACCGAAGCGCTTCGTTTAGCGCTTGATGAATGTGAAGAATAAAAAAAGCCGCGAAATGCGGCTTGATGAACCTATTTATCCAACGAAGTGACCTTCATTTGACATCAATTTGATTTGAAGTTAAATGGAATCACAAGCGTAGCAGGCATATCCTTTCCCCCTGCTTTTGCGGGCGTAAACTTTGTTTCTTCTGTCAACACTCGAAATACTTCATTGTCAAGCACCGGATTCAAGGCTTTCAGAAAATCAACTTTGATCACTGAACCGGTTTTATCAATAAAGACCCGAGCAACCACTTTCCCCTCAAGCCTTTGCTGACGCGCCATATCGGGATATTTGATTTTTGAATAAATGGCACTGATACCGCCCACAATATCAGCTTGCTCATCAATGGTGGCTTCGATTTCTAAATCATCGGCGGCCAAGTTTTCTTGGGTTAGGCGTTCGAGTTCTTCATCTTCTTTATTCTGTACCTGTTTTTCAGGTTGGGCTACTTTTGGAATCGATGGTGCTACTGCTGCTTGTTTTGGCGTTGTCGGCGAATTTGACGCTACTTGTTTAGATTCGCTTGCTTTTGTTTCTGAGGGTTTCGGTTTTGCACTTACTGATGGCGTTTGTTTAACTTCAGCAACCTGAGTTTCTGTGTTTGCGCCTAATCTAAAATCCGCTCTAGTGGTTGCTCCCGAATTCACAGATACTTCAATGTTTTCCTTAGCGGGCAAGCCTCGTTTGAAAACACGCATTTTATAACTCCCTTCCGGTAAACTGAGAAAGGTATAATATCCTTGCGCGTTTGTAATAGCCGCTTGTGTTGCTGTACCGTTTATATAAAGGGTTGCTCCTGCGAGAGGGACACCGCCTTCGTCAATCACTCTCCCCATTAATCGTCCTTGATTCTGTGCAATCGTCTGAGAAACACACAAAACCGAATGAAAAATTAAAAATGCGGAAAACCCAAATAAAATTCTTAAAGGATACTCTCCCCAAAATTTAACGGATAGTCTTCTCATAGCACCTCAAATGTTTTAATACTCATTAATTGGAAAAGTGCTTATTTGGAAAAAGTAAAACGACACGTACTAAAAGAAGAAGGATTTTCCTCTTTTCACACAAGTGTTTCGCTTTTTCTCAAATCGTTTATGTTAATAAACTGTTATGAATATAGAGAGTAAACGGAAAAAAGCAACTCTTAAACTTGATTTTTTCTTGATTTAAATCACATCAGCTTAGTGCTACGTTAGCAATTTGCTCGGCTTTGGCATTGGGTAGATAGACATACTTGCCGTTCAAAAACTTTGCAAGCGTTGCTGCTTCACCGCGTGAGAGATAATTGGCTTGGGTATCGATGACCACCGCCCCGATTCGCTCCGAAGCAATAAGAGCTGAAACGCTTTGTATTTCTTTTTTTAACGCTTCCTTTTTAAACGCTTCACTCTCCGATTGCGGTTCGAGAGGAGTCATTCCCACATTCCCACGCCCATCGGTAATAAGAACCAATGTCGTTTGAGTTATTCCCCGACCTTGTGCTTGCTTTGCCACGGTATAACCGTTGTAAAGTGCCGAGGCAAGGGGCGTTCCACCGCCTGTGGGCAAGGTGTCTAATTCTCTTTTTGCCCGCTCCACACTTTGCGATGGCGGGAGAAGCATTTCCGCCGCTTTCCCGCGAAAGGCGATGAGCGCCACTTGATCGCGGTGGATGTAGGCATTTTGAAGCAAATGCGCGACGGCGCCTTTGGCCTGACGCATACGGTTTAGCGCCATCGAGCCTGAAGCATCCACAATAAAAATGAAGAGTGTTCCGGCTTTGTCTCTGAATTTTTTGATTCGGATATCATCTTTTGCCACAAACAATCGTCCTTGAATCTTTGCCGTGCGAACGTTCTTCTTCATTGCTGCGGCACTTCGTCGGCTTTTCTGAAAAGGCATCGCGGCAATCAACGTGGGTACCAAGGCCAATTTCCCATTGCCCAATTCGCCTTGCTCGGAGCGGACATACTTGCCTCGCTTGTTGTTCAGTGCAATTCCACGGCTGCCCGTTTTACCCCGCCGTTGCGCAATAAAAGGTAATGAAAGCACGTTTTCGGGAAGTTCGGTTTCTACAGCATCCATCAAAAGTTCTTGAATTTCTTCGGGCGATTGCGACGGCGGGGTTTCTTCATTTATATCATCCTCATTCGATTCATTTTCATTTGAATCGTTTTCCGATTGTTGTTGCTCTTCCCGCTGCTTTTCTTCGGGTGGGGTTTGGGTTTCTTCTGAAGGAATAACCGTTGCGCGTGGCATGAGCACCAATTTTGCCGCGAGTTTCAAATCTTCATCATCCACTTCCATTCGTGAAGCCAAGGCTGCCGAAGCCACCGCGGCTCTTACTGCAAAAACATCGGCACGATTTCCTTCAATTCCCAATGCCAAAGCCGTTTGCACCAACCCTTGAATTTGCTCATCTCGAATTCGAACGCCTGCCAAATCGGCTCTTGCTGAATCAATAACTGCAGAAAGCATTTTCAATTCATCCGCTAACTCTTCTTCCTCTGCACCTCCGCGAGCGTCTTCCAAGAGCACGGCGTCAAGAACCGCTTTGCGCGCTTCACCTGTTGAATCGGGCATAAATGGCACGATTAATCCAACACGATCCAAAAGCCCCATCCGCACCTCGCCTTCATCGGGGTTGAAGGTTCCAATAAGCGAAAACTTCGACTCATGCTTGTCACTCATTCCTTCACGCTCAATAACCACCGCACCGCGAGAGAGTGCATCAATCACATGAGCGGTAGTGCCGCTATCCATCAGGTTTAAGGCATCGACATACAAAACGCCTTCATTGGCTTTGGCCAAAAGTCCTTTTTCAATAATTTTTTTTCCGGTTTTTAGAGCGGCTTCTAGGTTAAAGCCGCCAAGAAGCCGGTCTTCTGTAACGCCCACCGGAAGTTCAATAAAAGGCGTGCCTTTTGGCAGAAGTTTTGAAAATGCACGCGCTAAAATCGATTTACCTGATCCTACTTTTGCCGGCAAAATTACACCGCCAAGCGCGGGGTCAACTGCAAGCAGCAGCAACGCTTTTTTGGCCAGTTCCAGACCAACCACTTCATGAAATGCCAGCATTGTTCTCCCTTTTCAATTCTAATTGTAATGCTTCTGTTGAATTCTCATTCAAAAATCTCTTCACAAAATTACGCAATTTCTTTACGCTCATTCGGTGCGGTGAAGTCATTGCGTTCTATTATGTATTTGCTTCTGATGTCAATTTTAAGAGCGTTTTATACCGCGCCCATTCAATAAATACCCACCCAATCAAGCACGGCACAACTTTCAAATTATTTTCTTTCCAAAAAACCCGTAAAGGTTCGGGAAATAAATCCGTTGAAGACAGTGTACTCATTATAAAGGTGCCCCATATCAGTATTTTTTTAAGCGAATCATGAACACCCATTTTGCTCCAAAGTGCATAGAGGTAGATGCCTGCAAGCGCAATCACAAAAGTTGGCGATTCCGCCTTGTGGTTAAAGATGACAACCCATACCAAAACTGAAGCGATTGAAAGCAATTGAAACTCACGAAGCCACTCGCCATTTTTTTCAACCAATGTATTTTCACTCTTTTCATTATCCTTCCCTTGCTGAGTTTCTTTTTGCAGGACAAAAAGCAAATAAATAAATGGAATGACGAGAATCAATGCCGCAATGGCTTGAACAACCGTGTTGTTCAATTCGAATCCGAACGCGGTTTTCATCAACCCAATGAATGAAATGCCGCTGCTTTCTTGATTATCCCATCTGAGTAAATTCAGCCAACTTGCATATTGGGTTAAGAGCGACTCCCACGGCAAGATGACGAGAGGCAAAAGAAACAAACCCACAAAAAAGATTATACCCGTTATCACGGCTCCTCCCAATCGCCGCGAAAGAATCGCTATAACGCCCATTGCAGCGGCAAAAGGCTTTATGAATGCTGCAAGAACAAGTATTCCCGTCCCGGAAATAAAGCCAGGACTCGCCGCTTGCTTTTCCCTCGTAAGCCCAATTTCAAAACCGCCCCATATCATCATTCCTAAAAGAATTCCATTGCTCTGCATGTTTTGAACCGAAGTCAAAAGTTCTAAAAAGAGAACAAGCATCAAGAGAGACCTTTTCTTTGTTTCAATATCATAGTCGTTTCCGAGACGGTGCAACGCCCAAAGTGGCAACGCTGCATTGAGCGCTCCCCAAAGCGATGCGCCCAGTGCTACGGGCAACAGTGAAAAGGGGGCCATCAAGAGTGCGAAGAGCGGGGAGTATTTGTAATAATCAAAGTGATCTTCGGGATGAAGGAGATAAAGGTCTTTCCCCGCCAATAAATGTTCAAATGATGTTTTAAAGATGAGGTAGTTATTGATATCTCCCAACATTACTTTTTGAGCGGCGGCAAGCGTACAGAGTAATACCATTGCAATGATGAGCCACTGCGGGAACAGGAGTAACTGCAATGCTTTTGCTTTGAACGAAGATTTCACTGCCGTCATTTTAGGGCTGCCTTCCACTTTGCACGCTGTGTATGAAGTAAATGCCTTTACTTAAATGCGTATGCACTTCTGGTATCAGCCGAATCGAATGAGACATCAACACTTCGACACAGGTTAAAAAATGCTTCTTGCGGTGAGCTTGCAGAAGCATTGATTTTTTGCAACACCAATTCTTTCCCAATCGGATAGGTCAGCATATAGGTACGATAATCCGCGTCGCGAAGCCGTGCAACGGTGCGGCGAAGCATCACCTCATCATTGGGGCTGAATTCAGCAAGATAATTCACCACAGCTTGATCAGTTGCATTCTCTTCGTGCATCAATAAAGCGGCGTTGATTACCGCCTTTCGACCAAGCTTTTCAATCGCTGCTAAAATCTTTCCATCTCTTTCCGTAAATGGGCGTTTATGAAGCAATTCATTTTCTTGCAACCACTGCGCCACCGCCTCATCGTTTCCAATGACAATCTCCGCGGCTGCTTCGGCTAAGCCTTCTGAAAGCAGGCTGCACGGCGCACCCAAAATGTTTAATGTAAACTCCACATAACCGCATTGGTTCACCAATTCTTGTTCACGAATGATTGCCTCGGTATGATGCCCGCAAAAGGCTTCGTGTGTGGTGGTATGCAGTACGCCCCAAATGGTTGTGGGAACATCGACATTCAATTCATAAAGCGAAGTGAAATTCCCTTTATACCAATGATAACCCGTCCACGGCTTATTCCGAACCAAACTTACGGAAATTGAATTTTCGGGAAGTGGAAAAAGACTATGACTTTTCTCTTTCATTTGTTCCATCGCCGCGTTGGTGAATTTCATCACTTCCTCACCACGAAGCTCAAATTTTCTTCGCCACGCGGTATATCGCTCTGTAAGTAGCCCGCTTCCTTCAAGCAGTGCATCCAATTCATCCATTGCCTCGTGAAGAGGCGCTTCCTCTTGCTTTGAAATTGTTTCTATTCCAAGCATCAATCTTGCTTCATCGCGATATGTTATATCGGCACCTAATTTTTTTTCGATAATGGTTTTTAAGGCGAGCGTTTGCTTATAGAGATAGCGTGCTCTTGGCTCTTGATTCGATTCAAGTTCGCCAAGAATAAACTCTGCACTTGAATGCAGTGCATTTAATGAAACAATCGGCTCCGACTCCACCTGCAGCTTAACTTCAGAAGCAAAGCCATAATGCGCGTCCACCACCCCGCGATGATGCCGCTCAAGCCGATGAGCAAGGAGAATATATTTTTTTACCAAAGGATCAAGCACTTTCATAAATCTATGTATTCATTTTTCTATTCAATGAAGATACTCTGTTTTTTTTTGCGAATATCATTCAATCTTCTATCGTTTCACATTACCGGAACGGCCAATTCGCCCATTCTTACAATCAATTTCACGGGTTACGCCAAAAGTCATATCAAACTCTCGCCGTAATTTGAATGGTGATTCGTTTTTTCGTGAAAATTCTCGAAACGTCTCCATCATTCACCTTGTTCTCTTTATGAACTTCCAATGCATCAAGGTTTTTTGGCATTTGTGACTTCTCTTTTTGTACTACTTAATTTTCATTTTTATGAGCGCATATACAACTCTCGAAGCCCCGCGTGTATCAACGGGCGGCGGCAAGTCTGTTTTGATTTTGGGTGGCGGATTGGCTGGTCTTTCTGCCGCTAAACGGTTAATTGATAAGGGTTTTCAAATCACTTTGGTTGAAAAACGCCCCATTTTTGGTGGCAAAGTCTCCTCTTGGAAAGATAAAGATGGCGATTGGGTTGAAACCGGATTGCACTGCTTTTTTGGAGCCTACAAAGAAATCTATGATTTGATGAAAGAAATCGGCACCTACGATGCCATTCTTTGGAAGAAACACGAATTAAATTATAAACTCTCACAAGGCGGTGGATTCACTTTCCGCACTTGGAATTTGCCTTCTCCACTTCACCTTACGCCTGCACTTTTCAAAAACGGATATTTCTCTGTGATGGAAATGCTCCGCTTCGCAAAAATATTAGGCCCAATTCTTTTTGGCGGCGAAAAGTACTACGAAAAGCAAGATGGCATGACCTACAAAGAATGGCACGAAAAGCGCGGCCTTTCTCAGCGAATGATCAAGAAAATGTTTTTGCCGATGGCGCTTGCACTTAAATTTTTACCTCCCGAAGAGCTTTCGGCGAATATTGTGTTAGCGGTTACGGGCGAGTTCCTTCGCCGCCCCGATGCCTCGATGATGGGCTTTTTGAAAGGTTCTCCGCAAGATTACCTCACCGGCCCACTGACCGATTACTTGAAAAAGAAAGGCGCAAAACTGTATTCCGAAAGTAAAGCCGTAGAAGTGAAGTTTGATGGCGAGCAAATTTCCGGCGTGCAAATGGCCAATGGCGAAACCCTCACCGCCGATTTTTATATCACCGCCCTTCCGGTGCACAACCTGAAAACAGTATTGCCCGAAAGTTTAAAGAACAAGCATCAATTTTTCCGAAATATTGATGCCTTTGAAGGTGTTCCGGTTGTTACCGTTCAAGT is part of the Chloroherpetonaceae bacterium genome and harbors:
- a CDS encoding DUF2721 domain-containing protein; this encodes MESLINAQPFTYATPALLFPALSLLMLAYTNRFLALAALIRNLKAAYHDKPNDALRLQIINLRKRTELIKNMQAFGSLSIFFCTLSISALFFQNALISKILFSISLLFMLISLALSLREILISTEALRLALDECEE
- a CDS encoding TonB family protein, with translation MRRLSVKFWGEYPLRILFGFSAFLIFHSVLCVSQTIAQNQGRLMGRVIDEGGVPLAGATLYINGTATQAAITNAQGYYTFLSLPEGSYKMRVFKRGLPAKENIEVSVNSGATTRADFRLGANTETQVAEVKQTPSVSAKPKPSETKASESKQVASNSPTTPKQAAVAPSIPKVAQPEKQVQNKEDEELERLTQENLAADDLEIEATIDEQADIVGGISAIYSKIKYPDMARQQRLEGKVVARVFIDKTGSVIKVDFLKALNPVLDNEVFRVLTEETKFTPAKAGGKDMPATLVIPFNFKSN
- the bchD gene encoding magnesium chelatase ATPase subunit D, with translation MLAFHEVVGLELAKKALLLLAVDPALGGVILPAKVGSGKSILARAFSKLLPKGTPFIELPVGVTEDRLLGGFNLEAALKTGKKIIEKGLLAKANEGVLYVDALNLMDSGTTAHVIDALSRGAVVIEREGMSDKHESKFSLIGTFNPDEGEVRMGLLDRVGLIVPFMPDSTGEARKAVLDAVLLEDARGGAEEEELADELKMLSAVIDSARADLAGVRIRDEQIQGLVQTALALGIEGNRADVFAVRAAVASAALASRMEVDDEDLKLAAKLVLMPRATVIPSEETQTPPEEKQREEQQQSENDSNENESNEDDINEETPPSQSPEEIQELLMDAVETELPENVLSLPFIAQRRGKTGSRGIALNNKRGKYVRSEQGELGNGKLALVPTLIAAMPFQKSRRSAAAMKKNVRTAKIQGRLFVAKDDIRIKKFRDKAGTLFIFIVDASGSMALNRMRQAKGAVAHLLQNAYIHRDQVALIAFRGKAAEMLLPPSQSVERAKRELDTLPTGGGTPLASALYNGYTVAKQAQGRGITQTTLVLITDGRGNVGMTPLEPQSESEAFKKEALKKEIQSVSALIASERIGAVVIDTQANYLSRGEAATLAKFLNGKYVYLPNAKAEQIANVALS
- a CDS encoding glycosyltransferase family 87 protein translates to MTAVKSSFKAKALQLLLFPQWLIIAMVLLCTLAAAQKVMLGDINNYLIFKTSFEHLLAGKDLYLLHPEDHFDYYKYSPLFALLMAPFSLLPVALGASLWGALNAALPLWALHRLGNDYDIETKKRSLLMLVLFLELLTSVQNMQSNGILLGMMIWGGFEIGLTREKQAASPGFISGTGILVLAAFIKPFAAAMGVIAILSRRLGGAVITGIIFFVGLFLLPLVILPWESLLTQYASWLNLLRWDNQESSGISFIGLMKTAFGFELNNTVVQAIAALILVIPFIYLLFVLQKETQQGKDNEKSENTLVEKNGEWLREFQLLSIASVLVWVVIFNHKAESPTFVIALAGIYLYALWSKMGVHDSLKKILIWGTFIMSTLSSTDLFPEPLRVFWKENNLKVVPCLIGWVFIEWARYKTLLKLTSEANT
- a CDS encoding FAD-dependent oxidoreductase; translated protein: MSAYTTLEAPRVSTGGGKSVLILGGGLAGLSAAKRLIDKGFQITLVEKRPIFGGKVSSWKDKDGDWVETGLHCFFGAYKEIYDLMKEIGTYDAILWKKHELNYKLSQGGGFTFRTWNLPSPLHLTPALFKNGYFSVMEMLRFAKILGPILFGGEKYYEKQDGMTYKEWHEKRGLSQRMIKKMFLPMALALKFLPPEELSANIVLAVTGEFLRRPDASMMGFLKGSPQDYLTGPLTDYLKKKGAKLYSESKAVEVKFDGEQISGVQMANGETLTADFYITALPVHNLKTVLPESLKNKHQFFRNIDAFEGVPVVTVQVWYDRQITDVNNILFSPDGVIPFYADMAQTTPEYATLSGVSHQGKTRFQFGVAPAKHVIGLSDEEILARVDSSVKDIFPVSAKDAKILKHTIVRVPQSVYAPYPGLEANRPTQKTPVKNLFMAGGYTKNRFYDSMEGAVSTGNSAARALLESVGIPA